In the Magnolia sinica isolate HGM2019 chromosome 15, MsV1, whole genome shotgun sequence genome, one interval contains:
- the LOC131228068 gene encoding uncharacterized protein LOC131228068 isoform X2 — translation MFHFLHYRKLLQINIQTLQIQSIQNPFLKAHSQTNPPSPFLQYLKNSCGFSAEKALTVSKMLKRTPKNPDSVLNFFKSHGFSESHIKSMINRIPQLRFATPKSSLNPKIQFFIEKGLSESDIVGLIVSNPYILTSSLERCIKPLFDFIRSYLGTDRFVIELLKRSKLKFNLHKLVSNVAVLKNYGILNCHISRCLAKQPLALLLNPDRFKEKVKRVTEMGFNPSTYMFMEAVRVMVSLSRSMWDMKFEVYRSLGWSDEEILIAFRKHPGCITKSEEKIRRGMDFFVKELGWSTSYISTRSVLLSLSLEKRVMPRYRFLQVLVSKGLISKDKKLAGSFIMSEMQFLEKYVMKYQAKVPEILKVYEVMIGSKVLDIKDGEECEKNNNNLLHEKENEGFGKV, via the coding sequence atgtTCCATTTCCTTCATTACAGAAAGCTCCTCCAAATCAACATCCAAACACTGCAAATCCAATCTATACAAAACCCATTTCTAAAAGCCCATTCCCAAACAAACCCACCTTCTCCTTTCCTACAATACctcaaaaactcatgtgggttcTCAGCAGAAAAGGCTCTAACAGTCTCCAAAATGCTAAAACGCACCCCCAAGAACCCAGATTCTGTCCTCAACTTCTTCAAATCTCATGGGTTCTCAGAATCTCACATCAAATCCATGATCAACAGAATCCCACAACTCCGCTTCGCCACCCCCAAGTCCAGCTTAAATCCCAAGATCCAATTCTTCATAGAGAAGGGCCTCTCCGAATCCGACATCGTGGGACTCATCGTTTCGAATCCCTACATCTTGACCTCCAGCCTCGAAAGATGTATAAAACCCTTGTTTGATTTCATCCGCAGCTATTTGGGCACTGACAGATTTGTGATTGAATTGCTCAAGCGGTCCAAGTTGAAATTTAATCTCCATAAATTGGTGAGCAATGTGGCCGTATTGAAGAACTACGGCATCCTGAATTGTCACATTTCGAGATGTCTTGCGAAACAACCGCTGGCATTGTTGCTAAACCCTGATCGGTTTAAAGAGAAGGTGAAGAGGGTTACAGAAATGGGGTTCAATCCATCAACATACATGTTCATGGAGGCGGTCCGTGTGATGGTAAGTCTAAGCCGTTCGATGTGGGACATGAAATTCGAGGTGTATAGGAGCTTGGGGTGGTCTGATGAGGAGATATTGATTGCCTTCCGGAAGCACCCTGGCTGCATTACGAAATCGGAGGAGAAGATTAGGAGGGGAATGGATTTCTTTGTCAAGGAGTTAGGTTGGAGTACTTCTTACATTTCTACCCGCTCGGTCCTCCTCTCGCTTAGCTTGGAGAAGCGAGTCATGCCCAGGTATAGGTTTCTGCAGGTTTTGGTGTCAAAGGGCCTGATTAGTAAGGATAAGAAGTTAGCGGGGAGTTTTATTATGAGTGAAATGCAGTTCTTGGAGAAGTATGTGATGAAGTACCAAGCAAAGGTTCCGGAGATATTGAAGGTTTATGAGGTCATGATTGGATCAAAGGTACTGGATATCAAGGATGGAGAAGAGTGTGAG